Proteins from a genomic interval of Pseudomonas versuta:
- a CDS encoding pyrroloquinoline quinone-dependent dehydrogenase, which produces MDKVKKHLFTAPVICMLAGISTAHADTAYVVPTPLLAPSSISAEDARIPLPNGKEWDSFHGQLSSQKYSPLNQINKDNVGKLTKVWQYFTGDMSDGTGKTPATVWSATPIFANDTLYVGTPFYRIIALEPETGKEKWSYDTKSPLVALTQPALKSRGVAYWQEKNPQPGVACQKVVYLGNMTAQLFAVDADTGKPCENFGKNGVVDINQWNKLNAKWPLSVLQPPTVIGDKLIVGWAGKDWEYEVESPGSLFALNARTGELEWEFKPIPDDEAGNTGTANIWTAMSYDAALGLLYIPVSSPSPNYWGGNRPKAIPLGTSTTALDINTGKVVWSRQWVHHDLWDYDINSAPTLMDITVDGKPVAALVQATKMGFLFTVDRRTGEDVWPIEERPVPKGDAEGEVYSPTQPFPTKPAPLLDQSKKPAIWKIADIVGLGQCSKMWDGLEYNGMYSPPSTKGNGVLAYPDSAGGVQWGGVAFDPVSQVAVVNTSHIVQMIKLWDRASYDKQPKDSGNENGFYPQIGAPYGMSLLNAQNWAGMPCWAPPFGEIVAIDMHTGDVKWRRPMGAVQQYGWYMPESMGSPTIGGPAITAGGVVFIGASMDAKVRAYSLDDGKELWSDNVMAPAVANPAVYEYKGRQYVAFVAGGNSIMKDQVGDQVVVYALPK; this is translated from the coding sequence ATGGATAAAGTAAAAAAACATCTTTTCACGGCACCGGTCATCTGCATGCTCGCGGGTATTTCAACCGCACACGCCGACACCGCTTATGTAGTGCCCACGCCCCTGCTGGCGCCATCCAGTATCTCCGCCGAAGACGCCAGAATCCCCTTGCCCAATGGCAAGGAGTGGGACTCGTTTCATGGCCAGTTAAGCTCGCAAAAGTATTCGCCGCTGAACCAGATCAATAAGGACAACGTCGGAAAACTGACCAAGGTTTGGCAGTATTTCACCGGCGACATGTCCGACGGGACCGGTAAAACACCGGCCACTGTATGGTCCGCCACCCCGATTTTTGCCAATGACACGTTGTATGTCGGTACGCCTTTTTACCGGATCATTGCCCTTGAGCCCGAGACCGGTAAAGAAAAGTGGAGCTATGACACCAAGTCGCCGTTAGTGGCCCTCACCCAGCCGGCCTTGAAGTCCCGCGGCGTCGCCTACTGGCAGGAAAAAAACCCGCAACCCGGCGTTGCCTGCCAGAAGGTCGTCTACCTGGGGAACATGACCGCGCAGTTGTTTGCAGTGGATGCCGATACCGGTAAACCCTGCGAAAACTTCGGCAAAAACGGTGTGGTTGATATCAACCAATGGAACAAACTCAACGCCAAATGGCCGCTGTCGGTGCTGCAACCGCCGACCGTTATCGGTGACAAGCTGATCGTCGGCTGGGCCGGCAAGGACTGGGAGTATGAGGTCGAGTCACCCGGCTCGCTGTTTGCTCTGAACGCCCGTACCGGCGAGCTGGAGTGGGAGTTCAAACCGATTCCCGATGATGAGGCCGGCAACACCGGTACCGCCAACATCTGGACGGCCATGTCTTACGACGCGGCACTCGGCCTGCTGTACATCCCGGTCTCCTCGCCCTCACCCAACTACTGGGGCGGCAACCGCCCAAAAGCGATTCCTTTAGGGACTTCAACTACCGCGCTGGATATCAATACGGGCAAGGTCGTATGGTCCCGTCAGTGGGTTCACCACGACTTGTGGGACTACGATATCAACTCGGCCCCGACCCTGATGGACATCACCGTCGATGGCAAACCTGTAGCCGCGCTGGTTCAAGCGACCAAAATGGGCTTCCTGTTCACCGTTGACCGCCGCACCGGTGAAGACGTGTGGCCGATTGAGGAGCGCCCTGTACCCAAAGGCGATGCAGAGGGCGAAGTCTACTCACCCACACAACCCTTCCCGACCAAACCTGCTCCGTTGCTGGACCAGTCCAAGAAGCCCGCTATCTGGAAAATCGCCGATATTGTCGGCCTTGGCCAGTGTTCAAAAATGTGGGACGGCCTGGAATACAACGGCATGTACTCGCCACCTTCGACCAAAGGTAACGGCGTACTGGCCTACCCGGACAGTGCCGGTGGCGTGCAATGGGGTGGCGTAGCGTTCGACCCGGTCAGCCAGGTGGCGGTGGTTAACACCTCGCACATCGTGCAGATGATCAAGCTGTGGGATCGCGCGTCGTACGACAAACAACCCAAAGACTCAGGCAACGAAAACGGCTTCTATCCACAGATCGGCGCACCCTATGGCATGTCCTTGCTGAACGCGCAGAACTGGGCCGGCATGCCGTGCTGGGCGCCGCCTTTCGGTGAAATCGTCGCTATCGACATGCACACCGGTGATGTGAAGTGGCGTCGTCCGATGGGCGCGGTGCAGCAGTATGGCTGGTACATGCCTGAGAGCATGGGCTCGCCAACCATCGGCGGACCGGCAATCACAGCCGGTGGCGTGGTGTTTATTGGTGCCTCGATG
- a CDS encoding cation:proton antiporter: protein MLELVAAFICLTSLLTYVNFRFIGLPPTIGVMVTALMFSLLLQGLSFIGYPGLEERVQELIGQIDFGDLLMNWMLSFLLFAGALHVNFNDVRSYRWPIGLLATVGVLIATTVIGSLAYWIFGLFGWHISFLYCLLFGALISPTDPIAVLGVLRTANASKPLKTTIVGESLFNDGTAVVVFTVLLGIVQLGETPSLGATAMLFAHEAIGGVVFGGLIGYLVYRMIKSIEQYQIEVMLTLALVIGGSAMASELHVSAPIAMVVAGLIIGNLGRNKAMNEMTRRYMDGFWELLDDMLNALLFALIGMELLLLPFSWLHLLAASVLALAILLSRLLTVAPAIVLLRRWRTVPRGTIRILTWGGLRGGVSVALALALPLGPERDLILSITYIVVLSSILFQGLTIGKLVKHVTKDAPAPVGTDCAH from the coding sequence ATGCTTGAACTTGTAGCTGCGTTTATCTGCCTGACTTCACTGCTGACGTACGTGAATTTCCGTTTTATCGGCCTGCCGCCAACAATTGGCGTAATGGTCACCGCCCTCATGTTTTCCCTGCTGCTGCAAGGCTTGAGTTTTATTGGCTACCCCGGCCTGGAAGAGCGCGTGCAGGAGCTGATCGGCCAGATCGATTTCGGCGATCTGCTGATGAACTGGATGCTTTCCTTCCTGCTGTTTGCCGGTGCCCTGCACGTAAACTTCAACGACGTGCGCAGCTACCGCTGGCCAATCGGCCTGCTGGCCACCGTCGGCGTGCTGATTGCCACCACCGTGATCGGCAGCCTGGCGTACTGGATCTTCGGCCTGTTTGGATGGCATATCAGTTTCCTGTACTGCCTGCTGTTCGGCGCCCTGATTTCGCCTACCGACCCGATTGCCGTGCTTGGCGTGCTGCGTACCGCCAACGCGTCCAAACCGTTGAAAACCACCATCGTCGGCGAGTCGCTGTTCAATGACGGTACGGCCGTTGTGGTGTTCACCGTATTGCTGGGCATTGTGCAACTGGGCGAAACCCCGAGCCTGGGCGCCACTGCAATGCTGTTTGCCCACGAAGCCATTGGCGGCGTGGTGTTCGGTGGTTTGATCGGTTATCTGGTCTATCGAATGATCAAGAGCATCGAGCAGTACCAGATCGAAGTGATGCTGACCCTGGCGCTGGTGATTGGCGGCTCAGCCATGGCCAGTGAACTGCACGTGTCGGCGCCGATTGCGATGGTGGTGGCCGGTCTGATTATCGGCAACCTGGGCCGCAACAAGGCCATGAACGAGATGACACGTCGCTACATGGACGGTTTTTGGGAGCTGCTCGATGACATGCTCAACGCGCTGCTGTTTGCCCTGATCGGCATGGAACTGCTGTTATTGCCGTTCTCGTGGCTGCACTTGCTGGCAGCAAGCGTACTGGCCCTGGCCATTCTGCTCTCGCGCCTGCTGACTGTGGCCCCGGCCATTGTCCTGCTGCGCCGCTGGCGTACGGTGCCCCGCGGCACCATCCGCATCCTGACCTGGGGCGGCTTGCGCGGCGGGGTTTCGGTCGCACTGGCACTGGCCTTGCCACTGGGCCCGGAACGCGACCTGATCCTGAGTATCACCTACATCGTGGTGCTGTCGTCGATCCTGTTCCAGGGGTTGACCATCGGCAAACTGGTCAAACATGTGACCAAGGATGCGCCAGCTCCGGTCGGGACTGATTGCGCACACTGA